One window from the genome of Streptococcus salivarius encodes:
- a CDS encoding lysozyme family protein encodes MFKWIRRLAVFVVVLIIVIQCYRIHANIQHVLTYESMVKEVLAEDDIDNTTNVDLVLAMIYTETKGKTDDVMQSSESSTGVTNSITDRKESIRQGVTVLSENLEEAAHHKVDPWTAVQAYNFGKAYIDYVADNGGVNTVELAKAYSKNVVAPSLGNTSGQTYTYYQPVAMYYGGGKLYTNGGNIYYAKEVQFNLFLMRMFSRL; translated from the coding sequence ATGTTTAAATGGATAAGACGTCTGGCGGTTTTTGTCGTAGTCCTTATCATAGTTATCCAATGCTATCGAATCCATGCCAATATTCAACATGTCTTAACCTATGAATCCATGGTTAAGGAGGTTTTGGCAGAGGACGACATTGATAATACAACCAATGTCGATTTGGTTCTGGCTATGATCTACACAGAAACCAAGGGGAAGACAGATGACGTGATGCAGTCCAGTGAAAGTTCTACAGGGGTGACCAACTCCATAACAGATCGAAAAGAAAGTATTCGTCAAGGGGTGACGGTGCTGTCGGAAAATCTGGAAGAAGCTGCCCACCATAAGGTGGATCCTTGGACAGCAGTACAAGCCTATAATTTTGGTAAGGCCTATATCGATTATGTGGCTGATAATGGTGGAGTTAACACCGTCGAACTCGCAAAGGCTTACTCTAAAAATGTCGTTGCTCCGAGTCTAGGAAACACTAGCGGGCAAACATACACCTATTACCAACCAGTTGCCATGTACTATGGTGGCGGAAAACTTTATACAAATGGCGGAAATATTTACTACGCTAAGGAAGTACAGTTTAATCTCTTTTTGATGCGTATGTTCTCGCGCCTCTAA
- a CDS encoding nucleoid-associated protein, translating into MLDLYIKRIIIHQFSPNDTELVLAEGPLEITPRLDEYFRKKLSKVFSDEAKRGYFDAENVFISHLGDDLMESSVKIAQLWKEEFVISEDQKTNDLVFIQFDKEGQEYFAFLRIALKDSLIHSLGDSQHPIQLSQNNLPSAAQTPDEALVINRSSKQYYLIEKRIKHNGSFANYFSENLLQVQPEQSVKKSIKMVEDTAQKIAENFNQDDFNFQGKMKSAIFNNLEEDQELSPEKLADQLFDNNLTARLTFVDELKEAIPEPISVSDIDHSRQIKKLENQKLSLSNGIELIVPNNVYQDADSVEFFQNPDGTYSILIKNIEDIINK; encoded by the coding sequence ATGTTAGATTTATATATTAAACGCATTATCATTCACCAGTTTTCGCCAAATGATACGGAGCTGGTTTTAGCAGAAGGGCCTCTTGAAATAACGCCACGCTTAGATGAGTATTTTCGAAAGAAACTCTCTAAAGTTTTCTCTGATGAGGCTAAACGTGGCTATTTCGATGCAGAGAATGTTTTCATCAGTCATTTAGGAGATGATTTGATGGAAAGCTCAGTCAAGATTGCCCAACTTTGGAAGGAAGAATTTGTCATTTCTGAAGATCAAAAGACCAATGATTTGGTCTTTATTCAGTTTGACAAAGAAGGGCAAGAGTATTTTGCTTTCTTGCGTATTGCTCTCAAGGATAGTTTGATTCATTCTTTGGGAGATAGCCAACATCCTATTCAATTGTCACAAAATAATTTGCCTTCTGCGGCCCAAACACCCGATGAAGCTTTGGTAATCAATCGTAGTAGTAAGCAGTATTATTTGATTGAAAAGCGAATCAAGCATAATGGAAGCTTTGCTAATTATTTCTCTGAAAATCTGTTGCAGGTCCAGCCTGAACAATCTGTCAAAAAATCGATTAAGATGGTTGAAGATACTGCTCAGAAGATTGCCGAGAATTTTAATCAGGATGATTTTAACTTCCAAGGAAAAATGAAATCTGCTATTTTCAATAATTTGGAAGAAGATCAAGAGTTATCACCTGAAAAATTGGCAGACCAGCTCTTTGATAATAATTTGACAGCTCGTTTGACCTTCGTTGATGAGCTCAAAGAGGCCATACCTGAGCCTATCTCGGTATCAGATATTGACCATTCGCGTCAAATTAAGAAATTGGAGAATCAAAAATTATCGTTATCGAACGGAATTGAGTTAATCGTGCCTAATAATGTGTATCAGGATGCTGATAGTGTTGAGTTTTTTCAAAATCCTGATGGTACCTACTCTATTCTCATCAAAAATATCGAGGATATCATCAATAAATAA
- the glyA gene encoding serine hydroxymethyltransferase, which yields MIFDKEDYKAFDPELWNAIDAEAERQQNNIELIASENVVSKAVMAAQGTLLTNKYAEGYPGKRYYGGTDVIDVVESLAIERAKELFGAKFANVQPHSGSQANAAVYMSLIQPGDTVMGMDLSAGGHLTHGAPVSFSGKTYNFVAYNVDKETELLDYDAILAQAKEVQPKLIVAGASAYSRIIDFAKFREIADAVGAYLMVDMAHIAGLVASGHHPSPVPHAHVTTTTTHKTLRGPRGGLILTDDEDIAKKLNSAVFPGLQGGPLEHVIAAKAVALKEALDPAFKEYGENVIKNAAAMADVFNQHPDFRVISGGTNNHLFLVDVTKVVENGKVAQNVLEEVNITLNKNGIPYEQLSPFKTSGIRVGSPAITSRGMGEAESRKIAELMVEALENHDKPEVLERIRGEVKALTDAFPLY from the coding sequence ATGATTTTTGATAAAGAAGATTACAAAGCATTTGACCCTGAACTATGGAACGCCATCGATGCTGAGGCAGAACGTCAGCAAAACAATATTGAGTTGATTGCCTCTGAGAACGTGGTATCTAAAGCTGTAATGGCTGCTCAAGGAACACTCTTGACTAACAAGTACGCAGAAGGCTATCCAGGTAAACGTTACTATGGTGGTACAGACGTGATTGATGTGGTTGAGTCACTTGCTATTGAGCGTGCCAAAGAACTTTTTGGAGCAAAATTTGCCAACGTGCAACCTCACTCAGGTAGCCAAGCTAATGCAGCAGTTTACATGTCTTTGATTCAACCAGGTGATACGGTTATGGGAATGGATTTGTCAGCGGGTGGTCACTTGACACATGGTGCACCAGTTAGCTTCTCTGGTAAGACCTATAACTTTGTGGCTTACAACGTTGATAAGGAAACTGAACTTCTTGATTACGATGCGATTCTCGCTCAAGCTAAAGAAGTACAACCAAAACTCATCGTTGCTGGGGCTTCAGCTTACTCACGTATCATTGATTTTGCTAAATTCCGTGAAATTGCTGATGCTGTAGGTGCCTACCTCATGGTAGATATGGCTCACATTGCTGGTCTTGTAGCCTCTGGTCATCATCCAAGTCCAGTTCCTCATGCACATGTGACAACTACAACAACTCACAAGACGCTTCGTGGTCCTCGCGGTGGTTTGATTTTGACTGATGATGAAGATATCGCTAAGAAATTGAATTCTGCGGTCTTCCCTGGTTTGCAAGGTGGTCCATTGGAACACGTTATTGCTGCTAAAGCTGTTGCTCTTAAAGAAGCACTTGATCCTGCCTTTAAGGAATATGGGGAAAATGTTATCAAGAATGCTGCTGCCATGGCTGACGTTTTCAATCAACATCCAGATTTCCGTGTTATCTCAGGTGGAACTAACAATCACCTCTTCTTGGTTGATGTGACTAAAGTTGTTGAAAATGGTAAAGTTGCACAAAACGTTCTTGAAGAAGTTAATATTACTTTGAACAAGAATGGTATTCCTTACGAGCAATTGTCTCCATTCAAGACATCAGGTATCCGTGTTGGTAGTCCAGCCATCACAAGTCGTGGTATGGGTGAAGCTGAGAGCCGTAAAATTGCTGAATTAATGGTTGAAGCTTTGGAAAATCACGATAAACCTGAAGTTTTGGAACGCATTCGTGGAGAAGTTAAAGCTCTTACAGATGCCTTCCCACTCTATTAA
- a CDS encoding GNAT family N-acetyltransferase has translation MLRDLIATDVKAICEINKEALGYAFSSEETASQLARLSKDPHHFLLGYEDDASHELLGYVHAEVYECLYSNAGFNILALAVLPQRQGMGIGKILLEGLEQETKRRGYEFIRLNSADHRLGAHAFYEKVGYTCDKMQKRFIKLTKGEDLLAALPELTIE, from the coding sequence ATGCTACGTGATTTGATAGCGACAGATGTTAAAGCAATTTGTGAGATTAACAAAGAGGCTTTAGGTTATGCTTTTAGTTCAGAGGAAACGGCTAGTCAATTAGCTAGATTATCCAAAGACCCACATCATTTTCTACTAGGTTATGAGGATGATGCTAGTCATGAACTCCTTGGCTACGTTCATGCAGAGGTTTATGAATGTCTCTATTCCAATGCAGGATTTAATATCTTGGCCTTAGCAGTTTTACCTCAAAGACAAGGGATGGGGATCGGTAAAATTTTACTTGAAGGGTTGGAGCAAGAAACAAAAAGACGCGGTTATGAGTTTATTCGCTTAAATTCTGCAGACCATCGTCTGGGTGCGCATGCATTTTATGAAAAAGTAGGTTATACTTGTGATAAGATGCAGAAACGGTTTATTAAATTGACAAAAGGAGAAGACCTATTGGCGGCTCTACCAGAGTTGACCATAGAATAA
- a CDS encoding L-threonylcarbamoyladenylate synthase, translating to MMKSNKVLREILADGGAVVLPTETVYGLFAKALDEQAVDHVYELKNRPRDKAMNLNVASYEDILSYSKEQPKYLKQLYDAFLPGPLTIVLKANSQVPKWINSGLATVGFRLPDHPVTRELIQAEGPLIGPSANKSGKASGRYFDQIRAQFDFQVTGYQDDDALLGVDSTILDLSGNKVKILRQGSITQEDILAELPKIPFEEV from the coding sequence ATGATGAAAAGTAATAAAGTGTTAAGAGAAATCTTGGCTGACGGTGGAGCAGTTGTCCTTCCTACAGAGACTGTTTATGGTCTATTTGCTAAGGCTTTAGATGAGCAAGCTGTTGACCATGTTTATGAGCTAAAAAATCGTCCCAGAGATAAAGCCATGAATTTGAATGTCGCTTCTTATGAAGATATCCTGTCCTACTCAAAAGAGCAACCCAAGTATTTGAAACAATTGTATGATGCTTTTTTGCCTGGACCTTTGACTATCGTTCTAAAAGCTAATAGTCAAGTACCTAAGTGGATTAATTCGGGTTTGGCGACAGTTGGATTCCGTTTGCCAGACCATCCTGTTACTAGAGAGCTGATTCAAGCGGAAGGGCCTTTGATTGGTCCATCTGCTAATAAGTCTGGGAAGGCTAGTGGTCGGTATTTTGACCAAATAAGAGCCCAATTTGATTTTCAAGTGACTGGCTATCAAGATGATGATGCCTTGTTAGGTGTAGATTCGACGATTTTGGATTTGTCTGGCAACAAGGTGAAAATTTTACGGCAAGGTTCTATCACTCAAGAAGACATTCTTGCCGAGCTACCAAAAATCCCTTTCGAGGAGGTATAA